The Altererythrobacter sp. Root672 genome includes a window with the following:
- a CDS encoding CvpA family protein — protein sequence MTGFDILVLLIVGVGAVGGFMRGFVQEVLSLGAWILAVIAIRFLHTDLTSALYGFIGTPSGAAVLAFVLLLLVPYTVVRLIAGRIGRASRNSVLGPFDRVLGFGFGAVKGVVIVIMAFSLLVLGYDSIWGVAGRPTWMTTARTYPFVSASADAMVKLIQEREEALLGSGHDVEESRD from the coding sequence ATGACGGGTTTCGATATTTTGGTCCTGCTGATCGTTGGCGTGGGGGCGGTTGGCGGCTTCATGCGCGGCTTCGTGCAGGAAGTCCTTTCGCTTGGGGCGTGGATCCTGGCAGTGATTGCCATCCGCTTCCTTCATACCGACCTTACGAGTGCGCTCTACGGGTTCATCGGCACGCCTTCGGGTGCGGCGGTCCTGGCGTTCGTGCTCTTGCTGCTTGTCCCCTATACCGTAGTCCGGCTCATCGCCGGGCGGATCGGCCGGGCGAGCCGGAATTCGGTACTGGGGCCATTCGATCGTGTGCTCGGTTTCGGGTTCGGAGCGGTGAAGGGCGTGGTGATCGTGATCATGGCGTTCTCGCTTCTTGTCCTAGGCTACGATTCGATCTGGGGCGTCGCCGGCCGGCCAACATGGATGACCACTGCCCGAACTTATCCCTTCGTCAGTGCTAGCGCGGATGCGATGGTAAAACTGATCCAGGAGCGCGAGGAAGCACTCCTCGGGTCCGGGCACGACGTGGAGGAAAGCCGGGATTGA
- a CDS encoding iron-sulfur cluster assembly scaffold protein translates to MSSVRLYTPELLALAVELSTWPPLENAALHGEARSPTCGSTLAMDVSLDGNGAIGRLGMRVRACAIGQASAAIFARHAPGRDADRLTTDLRLLEAWVEGEGAEPEWPDLALIDAARAYPARHGAILLPWRAALAALSSTPDAG, encoded by the coding sequence ATGAGTTCCGTGCGCCTCTATACGCCCGAGTTGCTGGCCCTTGCTGTCGAGTTGAGCACCTGGCCTCCCCTGGAAAACGCCGCGTTGCACGGTGAGGCGAGGTCGCCGACCTGCGGAAGCACGCTCGCGATGGATGTCTCGCTCGACGGTAACGGCGCGATTGGCCGGCTAGGGATGCGCGTTCGGGCCTGCGCCATAGGCCAGGCTTCCGCCGCCATTTTTGCCCGCCATGCTCCAGGCCGTGACGCTGATCGCCTGACCACAGATCTTCGTCTGCTCGAGGCTTGGGTTGAAGGCGAAGGCGCCGAGCCCGAATGGCCCGACCTCGCCCTGATTGACGCGGCGCGGGCCTATCCCGCCCGGCATGGGGCGATCTTGCTGCCGTGGAGGGCTGCCCTGGCTGCCCTTTCCAGCACTCCAGACGCAGGCTAA
- a CDS encoding MFS transporter, whose product MASISAASPVVEPDRREMHLVIGASSIGTVFEWYDFFIYGTLAAYISHAFFPADNETLSLLLTWAGFAVGFGFRPLGAILFGYLGDKLGRKYTFLVTVTLMGVATAGVGMVPSAETIGLAAPLIVLFLRILQGLALGGEYGGAAIYVAEHSPPGRRGFFTSFIQASVIGGFVLSLLVVLACRFLIPEDAFKEWGWRVPFLLSIALLAVSLWMRLKLNESPVFKAMKAEGKTSRNPFIESFTYPGNKKRIFVALFGVACGLTIIFYTALFSALSFLKGPMRVDDTVAELLVGTASLVAVVFFVYFGWLSDKVGRKKPIVWGYFVTLIALFPAFWGIAALANPQLAESARYAPVVISGPQCDFNPFASKQATQCGQLLEDLTAIGIAYDVVAAPNLQLSAGQSVFALDQENWSDRDARRGAMREWLTQNGYNLEKQVPPMMNMIGIWVILVGLGSLSGATFGPVASLLSEMFPPQIRYSSMSIPYHIGTGYFGGFLPLIAGSIVALTGNIFSGLWYTWVLLVVALVVAAWGLPSGPPRDFSDELT is encoded by the coding sequence ATGGCCAGTATTTCGGCAGCGTCGCCGGTCGTAGAACCAGACCGTAGGGAAATGCATCTCGTCATCGGTGCTTCGTCAATCGGCACTGTGTTCGAGTGGTACGACTTCTTCATCTACGGCACGCTTGCGGCCTACATCAGCCATGCGTTCTTTCCCGCCGATAACGAGACCTTGTCGCTCCTGCTCACCTGGGCCGGATTTGCCGTAGGGTTCGGTTTCAGGCCGCTCGGGGCGATTCTGTTCGGTTATCTCGGGGACAAGCTCGGCCGGAAGTACACCTTCCTGGTTACTGTGACGCTCATGGGTGTGGCCACGGCGGGCGTTGGCATGGTGCCGAGCGCCGAGACGATCGGGCTCGCAGCTCCACTTATCGTGCTGTTCCTGCGCATTCTCCAGGGCTTGGCCCTGGGTGGCGAATACGGTGGCGCGGCCATCTATGTCGCCGAGCATTCGCCTCCGGGGCGTCGGGGTTTCTTTACCAGCTTCATCCAGGCGAGCGTGATCGGTGGCTTCGTGCTGAGCCTGCTCGTGGTGCTCGCCTGCCGCTTTCTGATCCCCGAGGACGCGTTCAAGGAATGGGGCTGGCGAGTGCCTTTCCTGCTCTCGATCGCCCTGCTCGCCGTTTCGCTGTGGATGCGTCTGAAGCTCAATGAGAGCCCGGTGTTCAAGGCGATGAAGGCCGAGGGCAAGACTTCGCGCAACCCCTTCATCGAGAGCTTCACCTACCCCGGTAACAAAAAGCGCATCTTCGTGGCGCTATTCGGCGTGGCCTGCGGGCTGACGATCATCTTCTACACCGCGCTGTTCTCGGCGCTGTCGTTCCTCAAGGGGCCAATGCGGGTGGACGATACCGTCGCGGAACTCCTGGTCGGCACGGCCTCGCTCGTGGCGGTGGTGTTCTTCGTCTATTTCGGATGGCTGTCGGACAAGGTCGGGCGCAAGAAGCCGATCGTGTGGGGCTACTTCGTTACCCTGATTGCCCTGTTCCCGGCGTTCTGGGGTATCGCCGCCCTGGCCAATCCGCAACTAGCCGAAAGCGCGCGCTACGCCCCGGTGGTCATCTCCGGCCCGCAGTGCGACTTCAATCCTTTCGCCTCCAAGCAAGCCACCCAGTGCGGCCAGTTGCTTGAGGATCTGACTGCGATCGGCATCGCCTATGACGTGGTCGCCGCGCCAAACCTACAGCTGTCGGCCGGCCAGTCGGTCTTCGCGCTCGACCAGGAGAACTGGTCCGACCGAGACGCGCGCCGCGGCGCCATGCGCGAGTGGCTGACGCAGAACGGCTACAACCTGGAAAAGCAGGTGCCGCCCATGATGAACATGATCGGCATCTGGGTGATTCTCGTGGGACTGGGATCGCTCTCCGGGGCGACGTTCGGTCCGGTTGCCTCGTTGCTGTCGGAGATGTTCCCTCCGCAGATCCGCTACAGCTCGATGTCGATCCCTTACCATATCGGCACTGGCTACTTCGGCGGTTTCCTGCCCTTGATCGCCGGATCGATCGTGGCGCTCACCGGGAATATCTTTTCCGGGCTTTGGTACACTTGGGTCTTGCTGGTAGTCGCGCTAGTGGTCGCTGCATGGGGTCTCCCTTCCGGTCCACCACGCGATTTTTCCGATGAACTCACCTGA
- the alr gene encoding alanine racemase, whose amino-acid sequence MNSPDLPPPTLRLQLDSDALTANWRALDKLSGSARAGAAVKANAYGLGVDKVAPVLREAGAADFFVAHWSEVPEVLRHVSPGSVAVLHGPIRSEDARFARATGVRPVINSLHQARLWIDSGGGACDLMVDTGINRLGLPLEALAEPLVAQLEVNALLSHLASADEDVAQNARQLAAFEEVSRHIPAKSRSLANSAGIALGNDYAFDLTRPGIALYGGIPRPELDGVIRQVVHPQAAVLQVRDLSAGDSVGYNATFTANEPMRVATVSLGYADGFLRCWSGRGRLRFQGSDLPLLGRVSMDMVVVDCRTAPNICEGDWLDVPFSLPEASAITGLSQYELLTTLGRRYLRE is encoded by the coding sequence ATGAACTCACCTGACCTGCCGCCTCCGACACTTCGCCTCCAACTCGACAGCGATGCCCTGACCGCCAATTGGCGCGCCCTGGACAAGCTCTCCGGCTCCGCAAGGGCCGGGGCGGCGGTCAAGGCCAATGCCTATGGTTTGGGAGTCGACAAGGTCGCTCCTGTTCTACGTGAGGCTGGTGCGGCCGACTTCTTCGTCGCCCACTGGAGCGAAGTACCGGAGGTGCTGCGCCACGTCTCGCCGGGCTCGGTCGCCGTGCTGCATGGGCCGATCCGTTCTGAAGATGCCCGGTTCGCTCGCGCGACCGGGGTTCGCCCCGTAATCAACAGCCTTCACCAGGCGCGACTGTGGATCGACAGCGGTGGCGGCGCCTGCGACCTGATGGTCGACACCGGCATCAACCGGCTCGGACTGCCGCTTGAAGCTCTTGCAGAGCCCTTGGTGGCGCAGCTGGAGGTCAATGCACTACTGTCGCACCTCGCTTCGGCCGACGAGGACGTGGCACAGAACGCCCGCCAGCTCGCCGCATTCGAAGAGGTCTCAAGGCATATCCCCGCCAAGTCGCGTAGCCTCGCCAACAGTGCTGGGATCGCCCTTGGAAACGACTACGCGTTTGACCTGACCCGTCCCGGAATCGCCCTTTACGGCGGCATTCCGCGACCCGAACTCGACGGCGTGATCAGGCAGGTGGTGCATCCGCAGGCGGCAGTGTTGCAGGTGCGTGATCTCTCCGCCGGGGACAGCGTCGGCTACAACGCCACCTTCACCGCGAACGAACCGATGCGGGTGGCGACCGTATCTCTCGGTTATGCTGATGGATTCTTGCGCTGCTGGTCCGGTCGCGGCCGCTTGCGCTTCCAGGGCTCGGACCTGCCATTGCTTGGCCGGGTATCGATGGACATGGTCGTGGTCGATTGCCGCACTGCACCTAATATTTGTGAAGGTGACTGGCTGGACGTCCCATTTAGTCTTCCCGAAGCGTCAGCGATCACGGGACTTTCGCAATATGAATTACTTACGACGCTGGGCCGCCGCTACCTGCGCGAATAA
- the phaR gene encoding polyhydroxyalkanoate synthesis repressor PhaR: MDEAAAGAEPVIIKKYANRRLYNTQSSSYITLDDLSRMTRNGIDFQVLDAKTGADITHAILTQIIMEEEASGEQMLPISFLRQLIAMYGNSMQSLMPHYLEATMDNFRNNQRKIQETWTTSMGPDALAKLAESNMAMFKAAAGAFIPGNNAGAAPAQPQAAPKPAATSGDELEALKAQMAAMQKKLDELGK; the protein is encoded by the coding sequence ATGGACGAAGCGGCGGCCGGCGCAGAACCCGTCATTATCAAGAAGTATGCCAACAGGCGGCTCTACAATACCCAGTCATCGAGCTACATTACGCTTGACGACCTCTCGCGGATGACGCGCAACGGCATCGATTTTCAGGTGCTCGACGCAAAGACAGGCGCAGACATCACGCACGCGATCCTGACTCAGATCATCATGGAAGAAGAAGCTAGCGGAGAGCAAATGCTCCCCATCAGCTTCCTGCGCCAGTTGATCGCGATGTACGGCAATTCCATGCAGTCGTTGATGCCGCACTATCTCGAAGCGACGATGGACAACTTCCGCAATAACCAGCGCAAGATCCAGGAAACCTGGACCACCAGCATGGGGCCTGATGCACTGGCCAAGCTCGCCGAGAGCAACATGGCGATGTTCAAGGCCGCGGCCGGAGCATTCATACCAGGCAACAACGCCGGTGCTGCCCCTGCGCAACCGCAGGCGGCACCCAAGCCCGCTGCAACCTCCGGTGACGAGTTGGAGGCGTTGAAGGCGCAGATGGCGGCGATGCAGAAGAAGCTCGACGAACTGGGCAAATAG
- the proS gene encoding proline--tRNA ligase: MSAIRHALTIKREDDFAQWYQEVISAADMAEESGVRGCMVIKPWGYGIWERMQRLLDDRIKAAGVQNAYFPLFIPLGNFVREAAHVEGFAKEMAVVTHHRLISDGKGGLIPDPEAKLEEPLVVRPTSETIIGDAMSRWIQSWRDLPLLLNQWANVVRWEMRTRMFLRTSEFLWQEGHTAHESREDAKRETMRALEMYREFAEQQLALPVIAGEKPENERFPGAVETWSIEAMMQDGKALQAGTSHYLGTSFADAANIRFQDREGGQQLAHTTSWGVSTRMIGGVIMTHGDDDGLRVPPAIAPFQVVILPMLRDNEGDAALLDYCDALRASIASQNALDEKIRVQLDSRPGKAAAKRWDWVRKGAPVIIEVGPRDMEAETVSLLRRDALWGADGKPAFQAPSRDAVGEAIGGLLEEIQQALLAEATERREANIVRDVESFEALAAYFGEDRKYPGWVEVQWSKPTGEALDKAVERLKALKLTFRNVPLDAAPANGKCLFTGESAVERIYVARSY; the protein is encoded by the coding sequence ATGTCCGCCATTCGCCACGCCCTGACCATCAAGCGCGAAGACGATTTCGCCCAGTGGTACCAGGAAGTCATTTCAGCCGCCGACATGGCCGAGGAATCGGGCGTGCGTGGATGCATGGTGATCAAGCCCTGGGGCTACGGCATCTGGGAGCGGATGCAGCGCCTGCTCGATGACCGGATCAAGGCGGCCGGGGTGCAGAACGCCTATTTCCCGCTGTTCATTCCGCTCGGCAATTTCGTGCGAGAAGCCGCGCATGTCGAAGGGTTCGCCAAGGAAATGGCGGTCGTCACTCATCACCGTCTGATCTCGGACGGAAAGGGTGGCCTGATTCCAGATCCCGAAGCCAAGCTCGAAGAGCCGCTCGTGGTCCGGCCGACTTCGGAGACGATCATCGGCGATGCCATGAGCCGCTGGATCCAGTCCTGGCGCGACCTGCCGCTGCTGCTCAACCAATGGGCCAACGTCGTCCGCTGGGAGATGCGCACTCGCATGTTCCTGCGCACCAGCGAGTTCCTCTGGCAGGAGGGGCACACGGCCCACGAAAGTCGCGAGGATGCCAAGCGCGAAACGATGCGCGCGCTGGAGATGTACCGCGAGTTCGCCGAGCAGCAGCTGGCCCTGCCCGTGATTGCGGGTGAAAAGCCGGAGAACGAACGTTTCCCGGGCGCGGTCGAGACATGGTCGATCGAGGCCATGATGCAGGACGGCAAGGCGCTGCAGGCCGGTACCTCGCACTATCTCGGCACCAGCTTCGCCGATGCGGCCAACATTCGCTTCCAGGACCGTGAAGGTGGGCAGCAGCTCGCCCACACCACCAGCTGGGGCGTTTCGACCCGCATGATTGGCGGCGTGATCATGACGCATGGCGACGATGACGGGCTGCGTGTGCCGCCGGCGATCGCGCCGTTCCAGGTCGTGATCCTGCCGATGCTGCGCGACAATGAAGGTGACGCGGCCCTGCTCGACTATTGCGATGCCTTGCGCGCTTCGATCGCGTCGCAGAACGCGCTCGACGAAAAGATCCGCGTCCAGCTCGATTCTCGCCCCGGCAAAGCCGCGGCCAAGCGGTGGGACTGGGTGCGCAAGGGCGCCCCGGTAATCATCGAGGTAGGCCCGCGTGACATGGAAGCCGAGACGGTGAGCCTGCTGCGCCGCGATGCCCTGTGGGGCGCGGACGGCAAGCCGGCGTTCCAGGCACCGTCCAGGGATGCCGTTGGAGAGGCGATTGGCGGCTTGCTCGAGGAAATCCAGCAAGCCTTGCTGGCCGAGGCGACCGAACGGCGCGAGGCGAATATCGTCCGCGACGTCGAAAGCTTCGAGGCCCTTGCTGCGTACTTCGGTGAAGACCGTAAGTACCCCGGGTGGGTCGAAGTCCAATGGTCCAAACCGACGGGCGAAGCGCTCGACAAAGCTGTCGAGCGGCTCAAGGCCTTGAAGTTGACGTTCCGCAACGTTCCGCTCGATGCCGCGCCAGCGAACGGCAAGTGCCTGTTTACCGGCGAATCTGCGGTTGAACGGATCTACGTCGCTCGCTCCTATTAA
- a CDS encoding M28 family peptidase has protein sequence MRLLVLLSAAAVLAVPAQAQEEAVSEARLRSDVEALVGFGTRHTLSVQDDPKRGIGAARRWGEQQFREASKACDDCLEVVLPERMVTGTRVPEPTRLVNVVAIQRGTERPNEVVIVQGHIDSRVTDVMDAASDAPGANDDGSGTALVIEAARVLSRHKYPTTIVYALLSGEEQGLYGGQLLADYAAEQGWTVKAVLNNDIVGGSCGSDGFCDAAHVRVFSEGPRGDVNQETLDAMARFGGENDSPGRNLSRYIAGLAEGNDLAVRQVWRTDRMGRGGDQLPFLDKGYPAVRFSVAVEDYDHQHQDLRVENGVTYGDTIDEMDFPYLAKVTRLNVRTLDALAKAPLPPSSTAEAAVQTFTTVRWKPVSGAVSYNIWRRRTDAPSWEAEPVVARTTQSEAKLEGIRGDDWLFGVSSIAPDGSESPIASAVPGGAFAPLVGS, from the coding sequence ATGCGTCTTCTCGTCCTGCTTTCCGCCGCCGCCGTTCTCGCAGTTCCCGCCCAGGCCCAAGAGGAGGCGGTGTCGGAAGCGCGCCTGCGCTCGGATGTTGAGGCGCTGGTCGGGTTCGGAACGCGGCATACGCTCTCGGTGCAGGACGATCCCAAGCGAGGGATCGGGGCAGCCCGTCGCTGGGGTGAGCAACAGTTTCGCGAGGCGAGCAAGGCTTGCGACGATTGCCTCGAGGTCGTGCTGCCCGAGCGCATGGTGACGGGGACGCGGGTGCCTGAGCCAACCCGGCTCGTAAACGTCGTGGCTATCCAGCGCGGCACCGAGCGTCCCAACGAGGTGGTCATTGTACAGGGCCATATCGACAGCCGCGTGACCGACGTGATGGACGCCGCGAGCGATGCTCCTGGGGCGAACGATGACGGATCAGGAACGGCGCTGGTGATCGAAGCAGCGCGGGTTCTGTCGCGGCACAAGTATCCCACGACGATCGTCTACGCGCTGCTCTCAGGCGAGGAGCAGGGCCTCTACGGCGGGCAACTGCTGGCGGACTATGCGGCGGAGCAGGGTTGGACCGTGAAGGCGGTGCTCAACAACGATATCGTCGGCGGCTCGTGCGGATCGGATGGCTTTTGTGACGCGGCGCATGTTCGCGTGTTCTCCGAAGGCCCGCGCGGCGATGTGAACCAAGAGACGCTCGATGCCATGGCTCGCTTCGGTGGCGAGAACGATAGCCCTGGGCGCAATCTATCGCGCTACATTGCCGGTCTCGCCGAAGGAAACGACCTGGCGGTCCGGCAGGTTTGGCGCACCGACCGGATGGGACGGGGCGGCGACCAGCTGCCGTTCCTGGATAAAGGCTATCCAGCAGTCCGCTTTTCGGTTGCGGTCGAAGACTACGATCACCAGCACCAGGACCTGCGGGTCGAGAACGGCGTGACTTATGGTGACACCATCGACGAGATGGATTTTCCCTATCTCGCCAAGGTCACGCGCCTCAACGTGCGCACGTTGGACGCACTCGCCAAGGCGCCGCTCCCCCCTTCTTCGACGGCCGAGGCGGCAGTGCAGACATTTACCACTGTGCGTTGGAAGCCAGTGTCTGGGGCGGTTTCGTATAATATCTGGCGTCGGCGGACGGATGCACCAAGTTGGGAAGCGGAGCCTGTCGTTGCTCGCACTACGCAGAGCGAAGCCAAGCTTGAAGGCATTCGTGGCGATGACTGGCTCTTCGGGGTCAGTTCGATCGCCCCTGACGGTTCGGAAAGCCCGATTGCGAGCGCTGTCCCCGGCGGCGCGTTCGCTCCGCTTGTGGGTAGCTGA
- the rnr gene encoding ribonuclease R: MPRKIVPGLPSREQILEFIQTSDTPAGKREIGKAFGLKGQERIALKRLLKDMAEDGLIDGKKTAFHRMGGVPKVTVLRVVDVDDGEAIAVPDAWHPDDATPPPRLRVIEGKKQAALKVGDRVLARTEETGSGWTAHSMKKLPARDDAILGVVELDGSGKGWLAPVDKRVRNSSPIADLGGAEAGQLVLAEAAGRSPRAGVKVVEVLGDPLAPRSYSLIAIHKYGIPHTFREEALAEAEVAAKLPFSEEQREDLRHLPIVAIDPADARDHDDAIWAEPDGEGGFNAVVAIADVSFYVRPGGMVDREARRRGNSAYFPDRVVPMLPEVLSADVCSLKEGADRAAMACHLHIDSHGRVKDWRFTRALVRISEVMAYEDAQARIDSGEAGENLRNLWAAWRVLFKAREARDPLELELPERRVILDERGRIAEIAIRERLDAHRVVEDFMIAANVAAAKALESKASPVVYRVHEPPSREKLIALRDYFASIGKKLALGQVITPSLFNRMIKDIADEGEKALVMEAVLRSQTQAYYGPQNAGHFGLSLGSYAHFTSPIRRYADLLVHRALVDSFHLEQPKPKGNLPPASGLSEKDREDLSKVTEAISQTERRAMEAERDTIDRYVAAWLSGRVGETFKTRITGVQSFGFFATIVGLGGDGLVPVSSLGREYFRYDEAARALVGEDTGTRFAVGDMIELRLGEANPLTGALKFERIDGEGGQRIEPRGARPEAKKKPPFKKPQGPRGRPGNIRHQGRGRKK, from the coding sequence ATGCCGCGCAAAATTGTCCCCGGCTTGCCTTCGCGCGAGCAGATCCTCGAATTCATCCAAACGTCCGATACTCCGGCGGGTAAGCGGGAGATCGGCAAGGCCTTTGGTCTCAAGGGCCAGGAGCGGATCGCGCTCAAGCGCCTGCTCAAGGATATGGCCGAAGATGGCCTGATCGATGGCAAGAAGACCGCGTTTCACCGCATGGGCGGGGTGCCCAAGGTAACCGTGCTGCGCGTGGTCGATGTCGACGATGGGGAGGCGATTGCCGTTCCCGATGCCTGGCATCCAGACGATGCCACCCCACCGCCGCGTTTGCGAGTGATCGAAGGCAAGAAACAGGCCGCGCTCAAGGTCGGCGACCGCGTTCTTGCCCGGACTGAAGAAACCGGCAGCGGTTGGACTGCCCATTCGATGAAGAAGCTGCCCGCCCGCGACGATGCGATCCTCGGGGTGGTCGAGCTCGATGGGTCGGGCAAGGGCTGGCTCGCGCCAGTGGACAAGCGGGTACGTAACTCCTCGCCGATCGCTGACCTCGGTGGAGCGGAAGCTGGTCAGCTCGTGCTGGCTGAAGCCGCCGGTCGGTCACCGCGCGCGGGTGTCAAAGTGGTGGAAGTGCTGGGCGATCCGCTCGCGCCGCGTTCTTACAGCCTGATCGCGATCCACAAGTACGGGATCCCGCACACCTTCCGCGAAGAAGCGCTGGCCGAGGCCGAAGTGGCGGCCAAGTTGCCGTTTAGCGAGGAACAGCGCGAGGACCTGCGGCACTTGCCGATCGTCGCCATCGACCCCGCTGACGCGCGCGACCACGATGACGCGATCTGGGCCGAGCCCGACGGGGAGGGTGGGTTCAACGCCGTCGTCGCGATCGCCGATGTGAGCTTCTACGTGCGCCCTGGCGGCATGGTGGATCGCGAGGCGCGCAGGCGCGGCAATTCAGCCTATTTCCCCGACCGCGTCGTGCCGATGCTGCCTGAAGTGCTCAGCGCGGACGTTTGTTCGCTCAAGGAAGGCGCCGACCGCGCCGCGATGGCTTGCCACCTGCATATCGATTCACATGGCCGGGTGAAGGACTGGCGCTTTACCCGCGCGCTGGTGCGCATTTCAGAGGTCATGGCTTACGAGGATGCCCAGGCCCGGATCGATTCCGGAGAGGCTGGCGAAAACCTGCGGAATCTCTGGGCCGCCTGGCGTGTGCTGTTCAAGGCCCGTGAGGCGCGCGATCCGCTTGAGCTTGAACTGCCCGAACGCCGTGTCATCCTAGACGAGAGGGGACGCATCGCCGAGATCGCCATTCGCGAGCGGCTCGACGCGCACCGCGTGGTCGAGGATTTCATGATCGCCGCCAACGTCGCCGCCGCCAAGGCGCTCGAGAGCAAGGCTTCGCCTGTGGTCTATCGCGTCCACGAGCCACCGAGCCGCGAAAAGCTGATCGCGCTACGGGACTACTTCGCCAGCATCGGCAAGAAGCTCGCGCTCGGCCAGGTCATTACGCCCAGCCTGTTCAACCGCATGATCAAGGACATCGCGGACGAAGGCGAAAAAGCGTTGGTGATGGAAGCTGTGCTGCGGAGCCAGACCCAGGCCTACTATGGCCCCCAGAATGCCGGGCACTTCGGCTTGTCGCTGGGCAGCTACGCCCACTTCACCTCGCCGATCCGCCGCTATGCCGACTTGCTGGTACACCGTGCACTGGTCGATTCTTTCCACCTCGAGCAGCCTAAGCCGAAGGGCAATCTGCCGCCGGCCAGTGGGCTTTCCGAAAAGGACCGCGAGGACCTTTCCAAGGTCACCGAAGCGATCAGCCAGACCGAACGACGGGCGATGGAGGCCGAACGCGACACGATCGACCGATATGTCGCTGCCTGGTTGTCAGGACGGGTAGGCGAGACGTTCAAGACGCGGATCACGGGCGTGCAGAGCTTCGGCTTCTTCGCCACGATCGTCGGCCTTGGCGGCGATGGACTGGTCCCGGTTTCGTCGCTGGGACGCGAGTATTTCCGCTACGACGAAGCGGCGAGGGCGCTTGTCGGAGAAGACACAGGCACCCGCTTCGCTGTTGGCGACATGATCGAACTTCGTCTGGGAGAGGCCAATCCTCTGACCGGCGCACTCAAGTTCGAGCGCATCGACGGCGAGGGCGGTCAGCGGATCGAACCGCGCGGCGCGAGGCCTGAGGCGAAGAAGAAGCCACCCTTCAAGAAACCGCAAGGGCCGCGCGGCCGTCCGGGTAATATCCGTCACCAGGGCAGGGGGCGGAAGAAGTGA
- a CDS encoding universal stress protein → MRVYLVIIDDTQEAHSALRFAARRAADTNGTVHLLALVPKQEFSAFGQVQATIEEEARDRAEVLANSAGGELMSESGIMPQIAVRVGDATTVINQYLQEHPEVAALVLGAAAEGGPGPLVAHFSAGAGNLTCPLFIVPGGLSEEEIDRLS, encoded by the coding sequence ATGCGCGTCTATCTGGTGATCATTGACGACACGCAGGAAGCGCACAGCGCGTTGCGTTTCGCGGCGCGGCGCGCGGCCGACACCAATGGCACCGTGCACTTGCTCGCCCTCGTTCCCAAGCAGGAATTCAGTGCTTTCGGTCAGGTCCAGGCGACGATCGAGGAAGAAGCGCGCGACCGCGCCGAGGTACTGGCGAACAGCGCCGGCGGCGAATTGATGAGCGAAAGCGGCATCATGCCGCAAATCGCCGTACGGGTCGGCGATGCGACCACGGTTATCAACCAGTACCTCCAGGAGCATCCGGAGGTAGCCGCGCTGGTGCTGGGTGCAGCCGCGGAAGGTGGGCCGGGGCCGTTGGTGGCGCACTTCTCCGCCGGAGCCGGAAATCTGACCTGCCCGCTATTCATCGTGCCCGGCGGGCTCAGCGAAGAAGAAATCGACCGCCTGAGCTGA